Proteins encoded together in one Impatiens glandulifera chromosome 1, dImpGla2.1, whole genome shotgun sequence window:
- the LOC124919288 gene encoding probable xyloglucan endotransglucosylase/hydrolase protein 7: MHLPAFRIMRISILIVLVVSISLLSVLFPASAKPATFDQDFRVTWSDSHIKQIEGGRAIQLLLDQSSGCGFASKRQYLFGKVSMKIKLVSGDSAGTVVAFYMNSDTDTLRDELDFEFLGNRSGQPTTVQTNVYVHGKGDREQRVNLWFDPSLAYHTYSISWSHSQIVFSVDEVPIRVFKNNEARGIPFPKSQAMGIFSTLWEADDWATRGGLEKINWSKAPFYAYYKDFDIEGCQVPGIASCPSNLNNWWEGPAYKELSPLDARRYRWVRTNHMIYDYCTDKARFPVTPPECYAGI, from the exons ATGCATTTACCAGCTTTTAGAATCATGAGAATCTCTATTCTTATTGTTCTTGTTGTTTCTATATCGCTCCTTTCGGTTCTTTTCCCAGCCTCGGCTAAGCCAGCCACGTTCGACCAGGATTTCAGGGTCACGTGGTCCGACTCTCATATCAAGCAAATTGAGGGTGGGAGGGCCATTCAACTTTTACTCGATCAATCTTCAG GATGTGGATTTGCTTCCAAACGTCAATATCTATTTGGGAAGGTTAGCATGAAGATAAAGCTCGTTTCTGGCGACTCTGCCGGGACAGTTGTAGCATTCTAC ATGAACTCGGACACAGATACATTAAGAGACGAGCTGGATTTCGAGTTCTTGGGAAACCGAAGCGGGCAACCAACTACGGTTCAAACGAATGTTTACGTACATGGAAAGGGCGATCGTGAACAAAGAGTGAATCTTTGGTTTGACCCATCACTTGCATACCACACTTATAGCATAAGTTGGAGCCACTCCCAAATCGT CTTCTCGGTTGATGAAGTACCCATTAGAGTGTTCAAGAACAATGAAGCAAGAGGAATCCCATTTCCTAAATCCCAAGCAATGGGAATCTTCTCCACTCTTTGGGAGGCCGATGATTGGGCCACCCGAGGAGGGCTCGAGAAGATCAATTGGAGCAAGGCCCCTTTCTATGCCTATTACAAGGATTTTGACATCGAGGGTTGTCAAGTACCAGGCATCGCTTCGTGTCCCTCCAACCTTAACAACTGGTGGGAGGGACCTGCCTACAAAGAGCTCAGTCCACTCGATGCTAGACGATACAGATGGGTTCGCACGAACCACATGATCTATGATTATTGCACTGATAAAGCCCGTTTTCCTGTCACTCCCCCCGAATGCTATGCCGGTATCTGA
- the LOC124919289 gene encoding E3 ubiquitin-protein ligase FANCL isoform X1 gives MSLEDFMEQIRCRNMVSSSSSSSSSFHSTVYKEIEEIGWENLLSLSEDLRLLSILIPDKRGKVYTLEILLDETHPKGQPSLAADVPHMFDVDWSKKSTIKDVVHQFLEHVDKLGDLWSTLDNIDQCLWVVDPKDVSHSILHRQIKIEDSCSLVLSINADDPRSLPECRFIGSDPEVNTFRDTWRRNCKKWRKDNHVSENLAVVLETQLPGPPSNNHKNEQQVECGICYAQCLPFDDELGDKSGSETDYTCENGNCNRSFHTICLEDWLRSISSTRQSFDVLFGTCPYCSDPVAVKINPKRVNF, from the exons ATGTCTTTGGAG GACTTTATGGAGCAAATAAGATGCAGAAATATggtttcatcttcttcttcttcttcttcttctttccacAGTACTGTATACAAAGAG ATAGAAGAAATTGGATGGGAGAATCTGCTGAGTCTGAGTGAAGACCTAAGGCTTCTCAGCATTTTGATCCC GGACAAGAGAGGAAAAGTATACACTTTAGAAATTCTTTTGGATGAAACCCATCCAAAAGGTCAACCTTCTCTTGCAGCG GACGTGCCTCATATGTTTGATGTGGATTGGTCAAAAAAGTCAACAATAAAAGATGTTGTTCATCAGTTTCTAGAG CATGTGGATAAACTTGGTGACCTGTGGTCTACATTGGATAACATTGATCAATGTCTTTGGGTAGTAGATCCTAAAGATGTTAGTCATTCAATATTACATCGTCAAATCAAGATAG AAGATAGTTGTTCTCTGGTACTGAGTATAAATGCTGACGATCCCAGATCACTACCAGA ATGTCGTTTTATTGGTTCAGATCCAGAGGTAAATACTTTCAGAGACACGTGGAGGAGAAACTGCAAAAAGTG GAGAAAGGACAATCATGTCTCTGAAAACCTTGCTGTTGTATTGGAAACTCAACTTCCAGGACCTCCTTCTAATAACCACAAGAATGAACAGCAAGTTGAATGCGGCATTTGTTATGCACAGTGTCTTCCTTTTG ACGATGAGCTTGGAGATAAAAGTGGAAGTGAGACTGACTATACATGCGAGAATGGGAACTGCAATAGGTCTTTCCACACGATTTGTCTTGAAGATTGGTTGCGGTCAATCTCAAGTACGAGACA GTCATTTGATGTATTATTTGGGACTTGTCCTTACTGTTCAGACCCAGTTGCTGTGAAAATCAATCCCAAACGAGTGAACTTCTGA
- the LOC124919289 gene encoding E3 ubiquitin-protein ligase FANCL isoform X2 has translation MEQIRCRNMVSSSSSSSSSFHSTVYKEIEEIGWENLLSLSEDLRLLSILIPDKRGKVYTLEILLDETHPKGQPSLAADVPHMFDVDWSKKSTIKDVVHQFLEHVDKLGDLWSTLDNIDQCLWVVDPKDVSHSILHRQIKIEDSCSLVLSINADDPRSLPECRFIGSDPEVNTFRDTWRRNCKKWRKDNHVSENLAVVLETQLPGPPSNNHKNEQQVECGICYAQCLPFDDELGDKSGSETDYTCENGNCNRSFHTICLEDWLRSISSTRQSFDVLFGTCPYCSDPVAVKINPKRVNF, from the exons ATGGAGCAAATAAGATGCAGAAATATggtttcatcttcttcttcttcttcttcttctttccacAGTACTGTATACAAAGAG ATAGAAGAAATTGGATGGGAGAATCTGCTGAGTCTGAGTGAAGACCTAAGGCTTCTCAGCATTTTGATCCC GGACAAGAGAGGAAAAGTATACACTTTAGAAATTCTTTTGGATGAAACCCATCCAAAAGGTCAACCTTCTCTTGCAGCG GACGTGCCTCATATGTTTGATGTGGATTGGTCAAAAAAGTCAACAATAAAAGATGTTGTTCATCAGTTTCTAGAG CATGTGGATAAACTTGGTGACCTGTGGTCTACATTGGATAACATTGATCAATGTCTTTGGGTAGTAGATCCTAAAGATGTTAGTCATTCAATATTACATCGTCAAATCAAGATAG AAGATAGTTGTTCTCTGGTACTGAGTATAAATGCTGACGATCCCAGATCACTACCAGA ATGTCGTTTTATTGGTTCAGATCCAGAGGTAAATACTTTCAGAGACACGTGGAGGAGAAACTGCAAAAAGTG GAGAAAGGACAATCATGTCTCTGAAAACCTTGCTGTTGTATTGGAAACTCAACTTCCAGGACCTCCTTCTAATAACCACAAGAATGAACAGCAAGTTGAATGCGGCATTTGTTATGCACAGTGTCTTCCTTTTG ACGATGAGCTTGGAGATAAAAGTGGAAGTGAGACTGACTATACATGCGAGAATGGGAACTGCAATAGGTCTTTCCACACGATTTGTCTTGAAGATTGGTTGCGGTCAATCTCAAGTACGAGACA GTCATTTGATGTATTATTTGGGACTTGTCCTTACTGTTCAGACCCAGTTGCTGTGAAAATCAATCCCAAACGAGTGAACTTCTGA
- the LOC124919291 gene encoding LOW QUALITY PROTEIN: protein CROWDED NUCLEI 4 (The sequence of the model RefSeq protein was modified relative to this genomic sequence to represent the inferred CDS: inserted 4 bases in 4 codons; deleted 4 bases in 4 codons; substituted 2 bases at 2 genomic stop codons) produces the protein MAITPSERLAISPSPITPASRVLRTPLSDEVIWKRLRESGFDEESIKRRDKAALISYIAKLEAEVYDLQHHMGLLIMEKKEWGFKYEQTKALADSAELMHTQDQAALAFASAEAQRREENLKKLLEVEKECVASIEKALREMRAECAETKIASEIKLAEAKXLMEDAQKKSVEAETKLRSAESMEAEASRYHRAAERKLHEVEAREDDIRRRNESFKSDCDAKEKAILDERKGLYEKQKKLQQSQEEVLDAQTLLNQREELLFRRTEELNRKRKLRGFXRKNXWRIRGLKEEKSILEIYAVSLKEREKDVERMKHLLDKREEDIKILQQKLERKEYDGLDKAMADNEASLKARRYEFEAEMELKRKLVEDKLEAKRRAWELRKVDLKQREDLILEKEHDLGVQSRVLVEKENDFRERMCMLEEKEKNVIIAERDTEFNKTXLLKEKDEISKLQLSLQYSIDMLEEKKKELANTEEKXEAMRRETDELMLLEMRLKEEIDMIRTQNQGLEIQSDELKAEKAKFEVEWESIDEKRAELKKEEERIAEEKTAIFKFLKDERDNLKVEKDAMRDQYKQDLESLSHDRKXFLHEIEHERSEWFTKLQKERADILQDIEIRKRELENSVNNKREEMVSCLKEEERLFEEEKKKELGNISMLREKVMVEMEQVKSELEKLATQRVEISLDREQREIEWAELNNSIEELKAQQRKLEKQRELLHTDREEILSQIEQMKTLEDLKALPDKIYVPKLGISCQTRIQFLQDNF, from the exons ATGGCGATCACTCCTTCTGAACGGCTTGCCATTAGTCCTAGTCCAATCACTCCAGCTTCTAGGGTTTTAAGGACTCCTCTGAGTGATGAAGTGATCTGGAAGCGTCTTCGAGAATCGGGTTTTGACGAGGAGTCTATCAAGAGAAGGGACAAAGCTGCTCTAATTTCCTACATAGCTAAGCTCGAAGCTGAG GTTTATGACCTACAACACCATATGGGTCTTCTTATTATGGAAAAAAAGGAGTGGGGTTTCAAATATGAGCAGACGAAAGCGTTGGCAGATTCAGCTGAATTGATGCATACACAGGATCAAGCAGCCCTTGCATTTGCGTCGGCTGAAGCGCAACGACGAGAGGAGAATCTAAAGAAACTTCTTGAGGTTGAGAAAGAGTGTGTTGCAAGT ATTGAGAAGGCATTGCGTGAGATGCGTGCTGAATGTGCTGAAACAAAAATTGCTTCTGAGATAAAATTGGCTGAAGCAA AACTGATGGAGGATGCCCAAAAGAAGTCTGTTGAAGCAGAAACGAAATTACGCTCCGCTGAATCTATGGAAGCTGAAGCTAGCAGATACCATCGAGCTGCAGAGAGGAAGTTGCATGAAGTTGAAGCACGTGAAGATGATATTAGGAGACGCAATGAATCATTTAAGTCAGA TTGTGATGCCAAAGAGAAAGCTATCCTGGACGAAAGGAAGGGTTTATATGAAAAGCAAAAAAAGCTGCAGCAATCTCAAGAAGAAGTACTTGATGCACAAACACTATTGAACCAACGAGAGGAGCTCTTATTCAGAAGAACTGAAGAATTAAATCGTAAGAGAAAGCTTAGAGGCTTCTAAAGAAAAAATTGATGGAGAATAAGAGGTTTGAAGGAAGAAAAAAGTATACTAGAGATATATGCAGTCTCTTTGAAAGAAAGGGAGAAG GATGTTGAAAGAATGAAACACTTACTGGATAAAAGAGAAGAAGACATAAAGATTCTACAGCAGAAACTAGAAAGGAAGGAATAT GATGGACTTGATAAAGCTATGGCTGACAATGAAGCTTCTTTGAAAGCTAGAAGGTATGAATTTGAAGCAGAGATGGAATTGAAGCGTAAACTTGTAGAAGATAAATTGGAAGCTAAGAGACGAGCTTGGGAATTAAGGAAGGTGGATCTTAAACAAAGGGAGGATCTGATCCTGGAAAAAGAACATGACTTGGGTGTCCAGTCTAGGGTTCTGGTAGAAAAGGAAAATGATTTCAGAGAGAGGATGTGTATGcttgaagagaaagagaaaaatgtcATAATTGCTGAAAGAGATACTGAATTCAACAAAA CTTTGCTAAAAGAGAAAGACGAGATCAGCAAATTGCAGCTTTCCCTTCAGTATTCCATAGATATGctggaagagaaaaagaaagaactCGCCAATACTGAAGAGA TAGAAGCCATGAGAAGAGAGACAGATGAATTGATGCTATTGGAAATGCGA CTTAAAGAGGAAATTGACATGATCAGAACCCAGAACCAAGGCCTTGAGATCCAGTCAGATGAATTAAAAGCTGAGAAGGCAAAATTTGAAGTTGAGTGGGAGTCGATTGACGAG AAAAGAGCAGAACTCAAGAAGGAAGAAGAACGTATTGCTGAAGAGAAAACTGCCATATTTAAA TTTCTCAAGGATGAGCGTGACAACTTAAAAGTTGAGAAGGATGCAATGCGAGATCAGTACAAACAAGATCTTGAATCCCTTTCTCATGATCGGA TCTTCTTGCATGAAATTGAGCATGAACGTTCAGAGTGGTTCACTAAATTACAGAAAGAACGTGCAGATATTTTACAAGATATTGAGATTCGGAAGAGGGAGCTTGAAAATTCTGTTAATAATAAGCGTGAAGAAATGGTAAGTTGCCTAAAGGAAGAGGAAAGACTCTTtgaggaagaaaagaagaaagaactTGGCAATATTTCTATGCTTCGAGAGAAGGTAATGGTGGAAATGGAGCAGGTTAAGTCAGAACTGGAAAAACTTGCCACACAGAGAGTGGAGATCAGTTTGGACCGTGAACAGAGAGAAATAGAATGGGCAGAGCTAAATAATTCTATCGAGGAACTTAAGGCACAA CAAAGAAAATTAGAGAAACAGAGGGAGTTATTGCATACAGATAGGGAAGAGATTCTTTCTCAGATTGAGCAAATGAAAACTTTGGAGGACTTGAAAGCTCTCCCCGACAAGATTTATGTTCCTAAGCTCGGAATATCATGTCAAACAAGAATACAGTTTCTTCAAGACAATTTCTGA